Sequence from the Corallococcus sp. EGB genome:
GCAGCGACGCGACGCCCATCGAGCCCGCGCGCGACGGCTGATCATACTTCTCCAGGAAGCCCACCGCCTTGGAGTCCGGCGCGAACGCCAGCTCCTCCACCGCCTCGCCCAGCTTGCGCCCCGCGCCGCCGGACGCCGGGCCCACGTACAGGTCGCCCAGTTGCTCGGGCTTGCCGTTCTCCGTGCGCGCCAGCCACTGCCCGTCCGGCGAGAAGGCGAACGTCTTCGTGCCCGTGGCCAGCTTCTGGCCCTTCAGCGCGGGCACCTCCGCGAGGTACAGGTCATACATCCCGCGCACGGCCTCGCTGCGCACCTGGTAGGCCACGTGCTTGCCGTCCGAGGACACCTGGTAGTCGCCCACCTGATCCGCCAGCTTGCGCGGCGGCTCGTGGGCGCCCACCGTCACCGCCGCCAGCCCGCCCGCGGCCGACAGCTTGCGCTTGAAGAGGAGCGTCTTGCCGTCCGGGGTGAACTGCGCGGTGCTCACCTCACCCGCCACGTCCCGGAACGGCCCTTGCGGCAGCGGGCCCAGCTTCAGCGTGCCCGCGTCCACGAAGGCCACGTTCACGCCGTCCGGAGACGGCAGGAAGTAGCTCACCGCCGTGCCCAGCTTCACCGGCTCCGCGGCCGCGTCCGCGAGGGCCAGCACGTTCAGCTCGCCGGACTGCGAGGCCGGGTTGTAGCCCGTCACGTACAGCAGGTGCTTCGAGTCATGGGAGAACAGCAGGCTGCCCGGCACGTTCGTCACGCCGTCGCCCAGCGCGCGCGCCTTCCCGCCCGCCACCGGGACGATGTTCAGCGAGCCCACCAGCATCTGCGGCGGGATGCCGTCCAGCCGGGGCTTCTGCCCGTTGAGCAGGAACGTGGCGAACTGCCCGTCCGGCGACAGGCGCAGATCCGCCGCGCGCCCCTGCGCGAGCAATTGCCCCTGCCCGCCCACCACCGCGGTGCCCTTCGCCGCGCTGCGGACCGTGTCTCCCTGCGCGGCGCTGCGCTGCGAGGGCGCGCCGGCCTCATCGCCCTTCTTGCACCCCGACACCGCCAGCAGGGCCACCAGGCCCACCATCCCGGTTCGCTTCATGCGCTCGTCTGTCCTTCCGTGTGGGCGACAACGCCCGCGAGTGGCAGCCAGGCCGCCAGATCCTGCTTCGCCCGCGCCGAGTAGGCCGCGCGCTTGTCCGCCTTCTTCATCCGCCCGCTCAAGGGCGGGAACAGGCCATAGATGACGTTGGTGGGCTGGTGCGGATGATCCGGCGGGTGCGCTTCCCCGGTCAGGTGCCGGTACAGCGAGCCCAGGGCCGTCGTCGCGGGAGGCGGCACGAACGGCGTGCCCGTCAGCCGCGCATGCACCGCCAGCGCCACCATGTAGCCGCACGCCGCGCTCTCCACGTAGCCCTCCACGCCCGTCACCTGCCCCGCGAAGAACACCCGCCGCTCCGACTTCAACGACAGGTCCTCCGCCAGCAGGCGGGGCGAGTCGATGAACGTGTTGCGGTGGATCTGCCCCATCCGCAGGAACTCCGCATTCTGGAGACCCGGGATGCACGTGCTGAAGATGCGCTTCTGTTCACCCCACGTCAGACGCGTCTGGAAGCCCACCATGTTCCACGCCGTGCCCGCCCGGTCCTCCATGCGCAGCTGCACCACCGCGTACGGGTCCGTCCCCGTGCGTGGGTCCTTCAACCCCACGGGCTTCATGGGCCCGTAGGCCAGCGTGTCGTCTCCGCGCTCGGCCATCACTTCGATGGGCAGACACCCTTCGAAGTACTTCGGTTCCTCGAAGCTGTGCGGCACCACCTTCTGGCCCGCCTTCACCTCGTGGATGAAGCGGTAGTACTCGTCCTTCGACATGGGCAGGTTGAGGTAGTCGTCCCCGCCGCCCTTGCCGTAGCGGCTCTGGCGGAAGGCGATGTCCATGTCGATGGAGTCCCCGGACAGGATGGGCGCGATGGAGTCGTAGAAGTAGAGCTTCGTGCCCACGTGGCGCTCCAGGTCCGCCGTGAGCGCCTCCGACGTCAGCGGCCCCGTGGCCACCACCACCACTCCGTCCTCCGGCAGCTTCTCCACCTCGCCGCCCACCACCTCCACGCCCACGCCGGACACCAGCCGGGTGGTGATTGCGCGCGAGAAGCCCTCGCGCTCCA
This genomic interval carries:
- a CDS encoding gliding motility protein — protein: MKRTGMVGLVALLAVSGCKKGDEAGAPSQRSAAQGDTVRSAAKGTAVVGGQGQLLAQGRAADLRLSPDGQFATFLLNGQKPRLDGIPPQMLVGSLNIVPVAGGKARALGDGVTNVPGSLLFSHDSKHLLYVTGYNPASQSGELNVLALADAAAEPVKLGTAVSYFLPSPDGVNVAFVDAGTLKLGPLPQGPFRDVAGEVSTAQFTPDGKTLLFKRKLSAAGGLAAVTVGAHEPPRKLADQVGDYQVSSDGKHVAYQVRSEAVRGMYDLYLAEVPALKGQKLATGTKTFAFSPDGQWLARTENGKPEQLGDLYVGPASGGAGRKLGEAVEELAFAPDSKAVGFLEKYDQPSRAGSMGVASLPDGAPKRVGDRVPNFVWGSDSRYVAFLSRFLKPVFSVDLMLYALGQEKAEKVQPGVFGYGFTPNNSAVVFRTNCIRNGRACDFKAVELNEKQAEAKTWLQGIFSYKFSEDGSRMLATYARMDSDTYDVAVYDVKSGARKTLDQGVQVPVLFAGPDDGRAVYIIGQGQNPGVYSAVATPQ
- the trmFO gene encoding methylenetetrahydrofolate--tRNA-(uracil(54)-C(5))-methyltransferase (FADH(2)-oxidizing) TrmFO, with translation MSDVKQQRVTVIGGGLAGTECAYQLARRGVPVVLREMKPHKRSPAHKSDSLAELVCSNSLRSDNPESAIGLLHAELRALGSLVLASADQHRVPAGDALAVEREGFSRAITTRLVSGVGVEVVGGEVEKLPEDGVVVVATGPLTSEALTADLERHVGTKLYFYDSIAPILSGDSIDMDIAFRQSRYGKGGGDDYLNLPMSKDEYYRFIHEVKAGQKVVPHSFEEPKYFEGCLPIEVMAERGDDTLAYGPMKPVGLKDPRTGTDPYAVVQLRMEDRAGTAWNMVGFQTRLTWGEQKRIFSTCIPGLQNAEFLRMGQIHRNTFIDSPRLLAEDLSLKSERRVFFAGQVTGVEGYVESAACGYMVALAVHARLTGTPFVPPPATTALGSLYRHLTGEAHPPDHPHQPTNVIYGLFPPLSGRMKKADKRAAYSARAKQDLAAWLPLAGVVAHTEGQTSA